One genomic segment of Ricinus communis isolate WT05 ecotype wild-type chromosome 3, ASM1957865v1, whole genome shotgun sequence includes these proteins:
- the LOC8289116 gene encoding nucleotide-sugar uncharacterized transporter 1 isoform X1, whose amino-acid sequence MLFSHEILNFLVRKDVGKILKRKDSDAGERGRALEEVRSSLFNKLRFAESAKRQEQRICHPIIALAFNFVVAISIIFMNKWVLQGVGFHFPICLSFIHYLISWILMAILKAFSILPASPPSKSSFLSLFTLGFVMSLSTGLANVSLKYNNVGFYQMAKIAVTPSIVLLEFIWFGKRVSFSKVVALTVVSIGVAVATVTDLQFSLFGACIALAWIIPSAVNKILWSTMQQRENWTALALMWKTTPITLFFLASLIPFLDPPGVFSYQWNDSNTLLILVSAFLGFLLQWSGALALGATSAISHVVLGQFKTCVVLLGNYYIFGSNPGATSICGAFTAIGGMSGYTYLNLHNMKSQAGKTSPRKSSLTKSRLSRENGDSHDGYGGESV is encoded by the exons TGATGCTGGTGAAAGAG GAAGAGCTTTGGAAGAAGTGCGTTCTTCTTTGTTCAACAAATTACGGTTCGCTGAAAGTGCAAAGCGACAAGAGCAACGCATATGCCATCCAATTATTGCTCTTGCATTCAATTTTGTGGTTgctattagtattattttcaTGAACAAATGG GTGCTTCAAGGAGTTGGATTTCATTTCCCTATATGTCTCAGCTTTATTCACTATTTGATAAGCTGGATATTGATGGCTATTCTAAAAGCCTTTTCTATTCTTCCTGCATCACCTCCTTCAAAGTCGAGCTTTTTATCCTTATTTACTCTTGGATTTGTCATGTCTCTATCTACTGGTCTGGCTAATGTTAGCTTAAAGTACAACAA TGTTGGTTTCTATCAAATGGCTAAGATTGCTGTTACGCCCTCAATTGTCTTACTGGAATTTATATGGTTTGGAAAGCGTGTTTCTTTCTCAAAG GTGGTTGCACTTACAGTTGTGTCTATTGGTGTTGCTGTTGCAACAGTGACTGATTTGCAATTCAGCCTTTTTGGTGCTTGTATAGCATTGGCGTGGATAATTCCCAGTGCAGTCAACAAGATCCTCTGGTCCACTATGCAACAGCGAGAAAACTGGACAGCATTGGC GTTAATGTGGAAGACAACACCAATCACTTTGTTTTTTCTGGCTTCATTGATTCCGTTCTTAGATCCCCCAGGTGTCTTCTCCTATCAATGGAATGACAGTAACACATTGCTGATTCTCGTGTCAGCTTTCCTAGGCTTCTTGCTTCAGTGGTCTGGTGCTTTGGCGCTCGG GGCAACATCTGCTATTTCACACGTAGTTCTGGGTCAATTCAAAACATGTGTTGTGCTTCTTGgaaattattatatctttGGCTCCAATCCAGGAGCAACCAGCATTTGTGGTGCATTCACAGCCATTGGTGGTATGTCTGGTTACACTTACCTCAATTTACACAATATGAAATCACAAGCGGGGAAAACATCTCCACGGAAGTCATCTCTAACAAAATCTAGGTTGAGTAGAGAGAACGGAGACAGCCATGATGGATATGGTGGGGAATCCGTGTAG
- the LOC8289116 gene encoding nucleotide-sugar uncharacterized transporter 1 isoform X2 produces MLFSHEILNFLVRKDVGKILKRKDSDAGERGRALEEVRSSLFNKLRFAESAKRQEQRICHPIIALAFNFVVAISIIFMNKWVLQGVGFHFPICLSFIHYLISWILMAILKAFSILPASPPSKSSFLSLFTLGFVMSLSTGLANVSLKYNNVGFYQMAKIAVTPSIVLLEFIWFGKRVSFSKVVALTVVSIGVAVATVTDLQFSLFGACIALAWIIPSAVNKILWSTMQQRENWTALALMWKTTPITLFFLASLIPFLDPPGVFSYQWNDSNTLLILVSAFLGFLLQWSGALALGVFRALWGLREKRQACELTCRM; encoded by the exons TGATGCTGGTGAAAGAG GAAGAGCTTTGGAAGAAGTGCGTTCTTCTTTGTTCAACAAATTACGGTTCGCTGAAAGTGCAAAGCGACAAGAGCAACGCATATGCCATCCAATTATTGCTCTTGCATTCAATTTTGTGGTTgctattagtattattttcaTGAACAAATGG GTGCTTCAAGGAGTTGGATTTCATTTCCCTATATGTCTCAGCTTTATTCACTATTTGATAAGCTGGATATTGATGGCTATTCTAAAAGCCTTTTCTATTCTTCCTGCATCACCTCCTTCAAAGTCGAGCTTTTTATCCTTATTTACTCTTGGATTTGTCATGTCTCTATCTACTGGTCTGGCTAATGTTAGCTTAAAGTACAACAA TGTTGGTTTCTATCAAATGGCTAAGATTGCTGTTACGCCCTCAATTGTCTTACTGGAATTTATATGGTTTGGAAAGCGTGTTTCTTTCTCAAAG GTGGTTGCACTTACAGTTGTGTCTATTGGTGTTGCTGTTGCAACAGTGACTGATTTGCAATTCAGCCTTTTTGGTGCTTGTATAGCATTGGCGTGGATAATTCCCAGTGCAGTCAACAAGATCCTCTGGTCCACTATGCAACAGCGAGAAAACTGGACAGCATTGGC GTTAATGTGGAAGACAACACCAATCACTTTGTTTTTTCTGGCTTCATTGATTCCGTTCTTAGATCCCCCAGGTGTCTTCTCCTATCAATGGAATGACAGTAACACATTGCTGATTCTCGTGTCAGCTTTCCTAGGCTTCTTGCTTCAGTGGTCTGGTGCTTTGGCGCTCGG TGTGTTCCGTGCTTTATGGGGGTTGCGTGAGAAGAGACAAGCATGTGAATTAACTTGTAGAATGTAA
- the LOC8289115 gene encoding cold-responsive protein kinase 1 isoform X2, with the protein MSRGALQVNSPPPPNLQMQSSSSSWHCSSLFFFLGGVVLLIILLILIVVIWKYKPAEVMKFLRRNKSQKASADFWSGNLRTISYYDFQTLKKATKNFHPSNLLGRGGFGPVYRGKLADGRLVAVKMLSLEKSHQGESEFLSEVRMITSIQHKNMVRLLGCCSDGSQRLLVYEYMKNRSLDNIVYGNSDQFLDWNTRFQIILGIARGLQYLHEDSHLRIVHRDIKASNILLDDKFQPKIGDFGLARFFPEDQAYLSTTFAGTLGYTAPEYAIRGELSEKADIYSFGVLVLEIISCRRNTDLTLPSEKQYLPEYAWKLYERSSTIELVDPRMRERGLAEKDVLQAIHVALFCLQSRAKLRPPMSEIVAMLTCKVEMGATPVKPAFLDRRPKKEHNLSWDTISEVFPSPLPSDSSSLPQGPN; encoded by the exons ATGTCTCGTGGAGCTCTACAAG TGAATTCCCCACCACCTCCTAACCTTCAGATGCAGAGCTCCTCGTCGTCATGGCATTGTTCGTCTCTGTTCTTTTTCCTTGGAGGGGTAGTTCTTCTCATAATACTGCTGATACTTATTGTAGTCATATGGAAATATAAACCAGCAGAGGTGATGAAGTTTCtaagaagaaacaaaagccAAAAAG CTTCTGCTGATTTCTGGAGTGGGAACCTCCGAACAATAAGCTATTATGATTTCCAAACATTGAAGAAGGCCACTAAGAATTTTCATCCTAGTAATCTTCTCGGAAGAGGTGGATTTGGACCTGTCTATAGG GGAAAGTTAGCTGATGGCAGACTGGTTGCTGTGAAAATGTTGTCTCTTGAAAAATCTCACCAAGGGGAGTCAGAATTTCTTTCAGAAGTGAGGATGATCACAAGCATCCAACACAAGAACATGGTGCGACTTCTTGGGTGTTGTTCGGATGGTTCCCAACGGCTACTGGTGTATGAATACATGAAGAACAGAAGCTTGGATAACATAGTATATG GAAACAGTGATCAATTCTTGGATTGGAACACAAGGTTCCAAATAATTTTAGGGATTGCTCGAGGATTACAATATCTACATGAGGATTCACACCTACGAATTGTTCACAGAGATATCAAAGCGAGCAATATTCTTCTTGATGATAAATTCCAACCCAAGATTGGAGATTTCGGGCTCGCTAGGTTTTTCCCAGAAGATCAAGCTTATCTGAGCACTACATTTGCTGGAACTCT AGGTTATACAGCTCCTGAGTATGCCATTAGAGGAGAATTATCTGAAAAGGCAGACATCTATAGTTTTGGAGTGCTTGTGCTTGAAATTATCAGCTGCAGGAGAAACACAGATCTAACTCTCCCATCAGAAAAGCAATACCTTCCTGAATAT GCATGGAAATTATATGAGAGGTCTAGTACAATCGAGTTAGTTGATCCCAGAATGCGAGAACGTGGTCTCGCAGAGAAAGATGTCTTGCAAGCAATCCATGTAGCTTTATTTTGTCTTCAGTCTCGTGCTAAACTGAGGCCACCCATGTCAGAAATCGTTGCCATGTTAACATGTAAAGTTGAAATGGGGGCAACTCCTGTAAAACCAGCATTCTTGGATAGAAGGCCTAAAAAAGAACATAACCTTTCTTGGGATACCATATCAGAGGTTTTCCCTTCTCCTCTCCCAAGTGATTCTTCTTCATTACCTCAAGGGCCCAATTGA
- the LOC8289115 gene encoding cold-responsive protein kinase 1 isoform X1 — MSRGALQVNSPPPPNLQMQSSSSSWHCSSLFFFLGGVVLLIILLILIVVIWKYKPAEVMKFLRRNKSQKASADFWSGNLRTISYYDFQTLKKATKNFHPSNLLGRGGFGPVYRVLGKLADGRLVAVKMLSLEKSHQGESEFLSEVRMITSIQHKNMVRLLGCCSDGSQRLLVYEYMKNRSLDNIVYGNSDQFLDWNTRFQIILGIARGLQYLHEDSHLRIVHRDIKASNILLDDKFQPKIGDFGLARFFPEDQAYLSTTFAGTLGYTAPEYAIRGELSEKADIYSFGVLVLEIISCRRNTDLTLPSEKQYLPEYAWKLYERSSTIELVDPRMRERGLAEKDVLQAIHVALFCLQSRAKLRPPMSEIVAMLTCKVEMGATPVKPAFLDRRPKKEHNLSWDTISEVFPSPLPSDSSSLPQGPN; from the exons ATGTCTCGTGGAGCTCTACAAG TGAATTCCCCACCACCTCCTAACCTTCAGATGCAGAGCTCCTCGTCGTCATGGCATTGTTCGTCTCTGTTCTTTTTCCTTGGAGGGGTAGTTCTTCTCATAATACTGCTGATACTTATTGTAGTCATATGGAAATATAAACCAGCAGAGGTGATGAAGTTTCtaagaagaaacaaaagccAAAAAG CTTCTGCTGATTTCTGGAGTGGGAACCTCCGAACAATAAGCTATTATGATTTCCAAACATTGAAGAAGGCCACTAAGAATTTTCATCCTAGTAATCTTCTCGGAAGAGGTGGATTTGGACCTGTCTATAGGGTACTG GGAAAGTTAGCTGATGGCAGACTGGTTGCTGTGAAAATGTTGTCTCTTGAAAAATCTCACCAAGGGGAGTCAGAATTTCTTTCAGAAGTGAGGATGATCACAAGCATCCAACACAAGAACATGGTGCGACTTCTTGGGTGTTGTTCGGATGGTTCCCAACGGCTACTGGTGTATGAATACATGAAGAACAGAAGCTTGGATAACATAGTATATG GAAACAGTGATCAATTCTTGGATTGGAACACAAGGTTCCAAATAATTTTAGGGATTGCTCGAGGATTACAATATCTACATGAGGATTCACACCTACGAATTGTTCACAGAGATATCAAAGCGAGCAATATTCTTCTTGATGATAAATTCCAACCCAAGATTGGAGATTTCGGGCTCGCTAGGTTTTTCCCAGAAGATCAAGCTTATCTGAGCACTACATTTGCTGGAACTCT AGGTTATACAGCTCCTGAGTATGCCATTAGAGGAGAATTATCTGAAAAGGCAGACATCTATAGTTTTGGAGTGCTTGTGCTTGAAATTATCAGCTGCAGGAGAAACACAGATCTAACTCTCCCATCAGAAAAGCAATACCTTCCTGAATAT GCATGGAAATTATATGAGAGGTCTAGTACAATCGAGTTAGTTGATCCCAGAATGCGAGAACGTGGTCTCGCAGAGAAAGATGTCTTGCAAGCAATCCATGTAGCTTTATTTTGTCTTCAGTCTCGTGCTAAACTGAGGCCACCCATGTCAGAAATCGTTGCCATGTTAACATGTAAAGTTGAAATGGGGGCAACTCCTGTAAAACCAGCATTCTTGGATAGAAGGCCTAAAAAAGAACATAACCTTTCTTGGGATACCATATCAGAGGTTTTCCCTTCTCCTCTCCCAAGTGATTCTTCTTCATTACCTCAAGGGCCCAATTGA